In a genomic window of Exiguobacterium sp. BMC-KP:
- a CDS encoding b(o/a)3-type cytochrome-c oxidase subunit 1, which yields MNAISKKLRQFEMERGLPATVIGIKEAKLAFAHVSFSLVALLIGGLCGLLQTMVRTGAIPEIAGIGYYELLTAHGLMLAIVFTTLFIFGLLFSFLGQSFGRFEDFPRRLGWVGFWFMILGVILVTWMVLAGEASVLYTFYAPLKAHPVFYIGLVIFVVGTWIASGAMFRMYADYKREHPGVHPPLQAYMSIMTALLWVVATLGVAATILFQLLPLSLGWTDKVGIELSRTLFWYFGHPLVYFWLLPAYIVWYTVIPKIVGGKIFSDALARMSFLLFLLFSFPVGFHHQLLEPGISAFWKYIQVVLTFLVIIPSLMTAFSMFATFELAGRRKGATGIFGWVKKMPYRDVRFLAPFIGMLFFIPAGAGGVINASHQLNIIVHNTLWVTGHFHITVGAAVALTFFGTAYWLVPLLRGRTLTAAMNRIGLIQTAAWTIGMLFMSTAMHISGLLGNPRRTGPAGYFKDSIVADWIPYHVAMAIGGTILFISILLFLYAMFQLAFRTPKGTEEFPIAETEEEAMATPLFFENWKLWIFVTFALIAFAYTVPIWHMIENAPPGAPGWKLW from the coding sequence ATGAATGCCATTTCTAAAAAACTAAGACAGTTTGAGATGGAGCGTGGTCTGCCGGCTACTGTCATCGGAATTAAAGAAGCGAAACTTGCCTTCGCGCATGTTAGTTTTTCACTCGTTGCCTTATTGATCGGTGGTTTATGTGGACTATTGCAAACGATGGTACGTACAGGTGCCATCCCAGAAATCGCCGGAATCGGATATTATGAGCTTCTGACCGCTCATGGATTAATGCTTGCGATCGTCTTTACGACACTATTCATTTTTGGGTTATTGTTCTCATTTTTAGGTCAATCATTTGGACGATTTGAAGATTTTCCACGACGTCTCGGATGGGTCGGATTCTGGTTCATGATTCTTGGTGTCATCCTCGTCACATGGATGGTACTTGCAGGAGAAGCTTCCGTCCTCTATACATTCTATGCCCCACTCAAGGCACATCCTGTATTTTATATCGGACTCGTCATCTTCGTCGTCGGAACATGGATTGCTTCGGGTGCCATGTTCCGCATGTATGCTGATTATAAGCGGGAACACCCTGGTGTTCATCCACCCCTGCAAGCGTACATGAGTATCATGACTGCCTTGTTATGGGTCGTTGCGACACTCGGCGTAGCAGCGACGATTCTCTTTCAGTTACTTCCTTTATCCCTCGGTTGGACGGATAAGGTCGGAATTGAACTATCGCGGACACTATTTTGGTACTTTGGTCATCCACTCGTCTATTTTTGGTTGTTACCTGCTTACATTGTCTGGTATACCGTCATTCCGAAAATCGTTGGAGGAAAGATTTTTTCTGACGCGTTAGCACGTATGTCATTTTTATTGTTCCTACTCTTTTCGTTCCCGGTCGGTTTTCACCATCAATTGTTAGAACCAGGAATCTCAGCATTTTGGAAGTATATCCAAGTCGTCTTGACGTTCCTCGTCATCATTCCATCATTGATGACAGCTTTTTCGATGTTTGCGACATTTGAACTCGCTGGACGTCGAAAAGGAGCGACTGGGATATTTGGTTGGGTGAAAAAAATGCCGTATCGTGATGTCCGTTTCCTTGCACCGTTCATCGGGATGTTGTTCTTCATTCCTGCAGGTGCGGGTGGTGTCATCAATGCATCGCATCAACTGAATATCATCGTCCACAACACGTTATGGGTCACCGGACACTTTCATATTACGGTCGGTGCCGCTGTGGCATTGACGTTCTTCGGAACAGCGTACTGGCTTGTTCCTCTCTTACGTGGTCGGACGTTGACAGCGGCAATGAATCGTATCGGGCTTATTCAAACGGCTGCCTGGACGATCGGAATGCTCTTCATGTCGACGGCGATGCATATTTCAGGTCTACTCGGTAATCCAAGACGGACCGGTCCGGCCGGCTATTTCAAGGATTCGATCGTCGCCGACTGGATTCCGTATCATGTTGCCATGGCGATTGGTGGAACGATTTTGTTCATCTCGATTCTCTTGTTCTTATATGCCATGTTCCAGCTTGCTTTCCGGACACCAAAAGGAACGGAAGAATTTCCGATCGCTGAAACAGAAGAAGAAGCGATGGCAACGCCACTCTTCTTTGAGAACTGGAAGTTATGGATCTTCGTGACATTCGCTTTGATTGCGTTTGCGTATACGGTACCAATCTGGCATATGATCGAAAATGCTCCTCCAGGCGCTCCAGGATGGAAGCTCTGGTAA
- a CDS encoding cytochrome c oxidase subunit II — MHIHRLEKIWLIFGVAMLAVFLTIIGVSAFASGNQPPSDATLIDPTKVDQTKPFDKPGLKKIDDNRYEAVIVSQAFQFTPKDMVIPKGATVDFLVTSKDVVHGFEIVKTNVNMMVVPGHINSIEYTFKEAGEYLVVCNEYCGSGHHMMATKIKVVE, encoded by the coding sequence ATGCATATTCATCGTCTAGAAAAAATCTGGTTGATCTTCGGAGTAGCGATGTTAGCAGTCTTCTTGACTATCATCGGTGTATCAGCCTTTGCATCTGGGAATCAACCGCCATCCGATGCGACGTTGATTGACCCGACGAAAGTCGATCAAACGAAACCATTCGATAAGCCAGGGCTAAAGAAGATTGATGACAACCGTTACGAAGCAGTCATCGTTTCACAAGCTTTTCAGTTTACACCAAAAGATATGGTCATACCTAAAGGGGCGACGGTCGATTTTCTCGTGACATCAAAGGACGTCGTACATGGATTTGAAATCGTCAAGACAAACGTCAACATGATGGTCGTTCCCGGACATATTAATTCAATCGAGTATACGTTCAAGGAAGCAGGCGAATATCTTGTCGTCTGTAACGAATATTGCGGATCAGGTCATCATATGATGGCAACTAAAATCAAGGTGGTGGAATAA
- a CDS encoding cytochrome C oxidase subunit II, which translates to MSKKTESNLKGTFVAVLIVAGVIIGMWSSIFLLFISR; encoded by the coding sequence GTGAGCAAAAAAACAGAATCGAACCTCAAAGGAACATTCGTTGCTGTCCTGATTGTAGCAGGTGTCATCATCGGGATGTGGAGCTCAATCTTTCTATTATTTATATCACGTTAA
- a CDS encoding Crp/Fnr family transcriptional regulator, with amino-acid sequence MDMLTCGTTEANTFVLSSETRTLLESFMTETTFKKDSIVCWEGEMNDKLFYVKQGGVKLSKLTKKGSPLLMFLYFKGDLFGEFDVGEAFPSSYSIETMEDSIIGFLSKNQLEELMKKDGAFALEIMRWQALMRKQTETKLRDLLLFGKPGALASTLLRLIAMEGEQLGETYRLAKRPSDGEFGQLIGAPRETVNRMFSQWKKEGIISMTAKEIIIHDPQYLRDLCHCEGCPAGVCRI; translated from the coding sequence ATGGATATGCTAACTTGTGGAACGACTGAAGCCAATACGTTCGTCTTATCATCAGAGACACGAACGTTGCTTGAAAGCTTCATGACAGAAACGACGTTCAAAAAGGATTCCATCGTCTGTTGGGAAGGGGAAATGAACGATAAGTTGTTTTATGTGAAACAAGGAGGCGTCAAACTATCGAAGTTGACGAAAAAAGGCAGTCCATTACTCATGTTTTTATACTTCAAAGGAGATTTGTTTGGTGAATTTGATGTAGGAGAAGCTTTTCCGAGTTCCTACAGTATCGAAACGATGGAAGATAGCATCATCGGATTCTTATCAAAAAACCAATTAGAAGAGCTCATGAAAAAAGACGGTGCCTTTGCGCTTGAGATCATGCGATGGCAAGCATTGATGCGGAAACAGACAGAAACGAAACTACGTGACTTACTACTTTTTGGAAAACCAGGTGCATTAGCTTCGACGTTACTTCGCCTGATTGCGATGGAAGGAGAACAACTGGGGGAAACTTACCGTCTTGCGAAGCGACCATCCGACGGGGAGTTTGGTCAATTGATCGGTGCACCACGTGAAACCGTTAATCGTATGTTTTCTCAGTGGAAAAAAGAAGGGATTATTTCGATGACGGCAAAAGAAATCATTATTCATGATCCACAATATCTACGGGATCTGTGTCATTGTGAAGGGTGTCCGGCAGGTGTTTGTCGAATTTAA